A window of the Dunckerocampus dactyliophorus isolate RoL2022-P2 chromosome 19, RoL_Ddac_1.1, whole genome shotgun sequence genome harbors these coding sequences:
- the LOC129172254 gene encoding cytochrome P450 2K1-like has product MELVDVFVPLSFSSALGGLLVLLLIYVVSSSASSSQESRKEPPGPRPLPLLGNLLQLDLRRPHWTLTEMSKKYGPVFTFHMGPNKVVVLAGYKTVKEALVTYAEDFGEREPLTTTKESKLEYGVIWSNGDSWKEMRRFALTNLRDFGMGKKACEDKIIEESQHLMEVFTNHKGEAFDNNQIINYAVSNIICSLVFGSRFRYDDPIFVAMVHRASKGIQLLGAPTMQLYNIFPWLGKWFFSVREELRSLGAAKRKMAMELVQGLKETLNPHASRGLVDAFLIRQQHQEESGDLGHFHNSNLMMTVSNLFAAGTETTSTTLRWGLLLMAKYPKIQEQVRQELNSVIGDRQVQVEDRKNLPFTDAVIHETQRVGNIVPMALPHRTSRDVTFQGHFIKKGTTVHPLLMSVLYDEDEWEKPHSFHPAHFLDKDGNFFKRDAFMPFSAGRRVCLGESLAKMELFIFFTTLIQHFRFTPPPGVSEDQLDLTPRLGGTLSPMPHKLCAVSCMRG; this is encoded by the exons ATGGAGCTTGTGGACGTTTTTGTCCCGCTGAGTTTCAGCTCGGCGCTCGGCGgtctgctggtgctgctgctgatcTATGTCGTCTCCTCTTCAGCTTCCAGCTCGCAGGAGTCCCGCAAGGAGCCTCCAGGGCCCAGGCCGCTCCCCTTGCTGGGGAACCTGCTCCAGCTGGACCTCCGTAGACCACATTGGACCCTCACGGAG ATGTCCAAGAAGTACGGACCAGTCTTCACCTTCCACATGGGGCCCAACAAGGTGGTGGTCCTGGCTGGCTACAAGACAGTGAAGGAGGCACTGGTCACGTACGCCGAAGACTTTGGAGAGAGAGAACCTCTGACCACCACCAAGGAGTCCAAGCTGGAGTAcg GTGTCATATGGAGCAACGGTGACTCATGGAAGGAGATGAGACGCTTCGCTTTGACCAACCTGAGAGACTTTGGAATGGGCAAGAAGGCGTGTGAGGACAAGATCATTGAGGAAAGCCAACACCTCATGGAGGTCTTCACCAACCACAAAG GGGAAGCGTTCGACAACAACCAGATCATCAACTACGCTGTGTCCAACATCATCTGCTCTCTGGTGTTTGGCAGCAGGTTCCGCTACGACGACCCCATCTTTGTTGCCATGGTGCACCGCGCCAGCAAGGGCATCCAGCTTTTGGGAGCTCCAACCATGCAG TTGTACAACATATTCCCGTGGTTAGGAAAGTGGTTCTTCTCAGTGAGAGAGGAGCTCCGCAGTCTGGGAGCCGCCAAACGCAAGATGGCCATGGAGCTGGTCCAGGGCCTGAAGGAGACGCTCAACCCACACGCCAGCAGAGGCCTAGTGGACGCCTTCCTTATTCGCCAGCAGCATCAGGAG GAGTCCGGGGACTTGGGTCACTTCCACAATTCAAACCTGATGATGACAGTGTCCAACCTGTTTGCTGCTGGCACAGAAACCACCTCAACCACACTCAGATGGGGACTTCTTCTCATGGCCAAGTACCCAAAGATACAAG AACAGGTCCGTCAGGAGTTGAACAGCGTGATCGGGGATCGACAGGTCcaggtggaggacaggaagaacCTGCCCTTCACGGACGCTGTCATCCACGAGACCCAGAGGGTGGGCAACATCGTCCCCATGGCGCTTCCTCACAGGACCAGTCGGGATGTCACCTTCCAGGGTCACTTCATCAAGAAG GGGACGACGGTGCATCCTCTCCTCATGTCCGTCCTCTACGACGAGGACGAGTGGGAGAAGCCGCACTCCTTCCATCCCGCCCACTTCCTGGACAAAGACGGGAACTTCTTCAAGCGAGATGCCTTCATGCCTTTCTCTGCAG GTCGCAGGGTCTGTCTGGGAGAAAGTCTGGCCAAAATGGAGCTTTTCATCTTCTTCACCACACTCATACAGCACTTCCGCTTCACCCCTCCCCCGGGGGTCTCAGAGGACCAACTGGACCTGACCCCGCGACTGGGCGGCACCCTCAGCCCCATGCCCCACAAACTGTGTGCTGTCTCGTGCATGCGAGGTTAG